ACACCCAGCTGGAGATGAGCTCCTTGTGGAAATTGCCGCACGGCTGAAGCAAACGATCCCTCAAAGTGAATTTGTCGCAAGAATGGGTGGCGATGAGTTCGTGATTATTTTGAAACCCGAATATGGATCGATCGAACAAGCCACGCAAATTGGAGAACGTGTGATTCAGGCAATCAATGAGCCATTTTTCATTAACGACGAAAAAGCTACTGTTGGGTGCAGCATTGGTGGTTGTGTCTGGACGATGGAATGTGACGAGATTAACGAAGCAATCCGCCTAGCCGATGAAGCGCTCTACAACGTGAAACGTACGGGGAAGAATCGGATATTGTTTAGTGAATGAGCAAGTTAGTCTTACTATCATAAAAAGTCGAATTCGGCATGAATGGGGGATCAGATTGATAAAACAACTGAAAATCACTGATCAAAAAGTTGCGAGAGAAGTCTTACACGTTCAAACACCTGCATACAAAGAAGAAGCAAGAATTATTGAATATCTGGACATTCCTCCATTAAATGATACGGTGAGTGATTTGCAGCAATCTGATGAGACATATTATGGTTATTACATCAAAGAAAAACTATGTGGCGTGATTTCAATCAAGATCACGAATGATATTCTAAATATTCACCGTCTGGTCGTACATCCTGAACACTTTAGAAAAGGTATTTCGAAACAATTACTTCATCACATAGAAGAGGATAGAGAAGGAATTCAAGAGATTAACGTTTCAACAGGAAAAAAGAACATACCTGCGATTAAGTTGTATGAACAAAGTGGATTTAAGTATGTCGGAGAAGAACATGTGAATGAGAGATTATCACTTGCTTTATTTGCGAAAAAAGCACAAAACTAGCCTGTGGAACTATAGAAAAAATTAAATACTTGATGAATATGGTGTTGCGAGAAGTGGTAGGGAACTTTATCATTTCACTAGTAACGTTTGGTATCTCCGCTGTCATCAGCATCTTCATGATTATGTTCCGTTCAGATAAAAGAGGGATACACGACCTCATTGCAGGTACGTATGTGAAGCATACATAATTTGTATGCTTCAATATGAACGCATATTAAATGAGAACTGTTTTTGCCATTATTTAAATAAACCAATCACAATAATAATCATTCCATTTACTACGAATGATGTCGTATAAATGACAGTGATCAGTCCCGTCGCAAAGCCACCCTCATCAAACTGTCCCACAGTAAATAATGTCACGGCAAACACGACCGGAGCAAGCAAGAAGACAATGACGCCAGCTAGAATTCGTTTTTTCTTATTGTCACCAGTTACTTTAACAACCATGACGTTGATGAAGATAAGGACGATCATAAGGATCGAAAGAAAAAGTAAGGCCGCCATCTTTACACCACTTTCTAAATGTTATTCTAAATAAAGTATTGAACCATGAGATACTTTAAGTTTTATGCATATTTCACTACCTTCAACCATAAAAGATAATAATATAGTTTATCCCTCAATGATTTTAACATATCTGATTATGGAGTAGGTTTTGAAGCATGTATTCACAGACTAGCGTTCATAGTCCCTAATATCAAACCAAAAAAGTATACTCGAACCCATGTAGTACAAAAGAAGAATAAATACAACATCATAGAGCGAAAAAGCCATTTCCCTTTGGAGTAT
Above is a genomic segment from Bacillus sp. FJAT-45037 containing:
- a CDS encoding GNAT family N-acetyltransferase; the encoded protein is MIKQLKITDQKVAREVLHVQTPAYKEEARIIEYLDIPPLNDTVSDLQQSDETYYGYYIKEKLCGVISIKITNDILNIHRLVVHPEHFRKGISKQLLHHIEEDREGIQEINVSTGKKNIPAIKLYEQSGFKYVGEEHVNERLSLALFAKKAQN